From Pigmentibacter ruber, a single genomic window includes:
- a CDS encoding RecQ family ATP-dependent DNA helicase, with translation METEFVKKCEEFAKKNFLLSNLRPAQKEVLSLIHNKKFVLATLPTGAGKTLLYSLPALFFADQPVLVISPLISLMRDQERRMELAQICSAIFTSEQSEEERKIAWKKVKAGDAKIIFASPERFVLPSFLNSIVKLNLSMVVVDEAHCVVSWGHQFRPEYAEIGKILTKINPPRILALTATASRNSRQDIIKKVFPNSSEVFEYTSNPIGQNIIVESKRVFSTEEQWESLECIIEESSSKKTLVYFQSRKLCEEATRKFKKLKLNAITYHAGLGKQERKFAEQYIQETDKKVVICATTAFGMGVDIAGIQLVVVFGFPSNIEEFFQMLGRAGRSGETSHGVLLWTGADPIRRSYQFKASFPEPSIFLEHCSQFLKYMPSQFGESLFVSKSDLLEKVKTKKVENKEKTLESIFAGMRICQVLEDTRIGENYFSLKLNQSKTFADILTTLPEGVTKRKKVLDGVATLVESNWMLIKGAQIILSYKMLQDACEFSEETCDQVFLYYQEQKMLTFVKISQDDARNGVILKNGYVHLQKEIPRYISARSHFHASLRELEHLSTATSCRLVDSFEFFASRKIQGASKGLWRCMQCDICIRKRTE, from the coding sequence ATGGAAACTGAATTTGTAAAAAAATGTGAAGAATTTGCTAAGAAAAACTTTTTGTTATCTAATTTGCGACCTGCACAAAAAGAAGTTCTTTCACTAATACATAATAAAAAATTTGTCTTAGCTACTCTACCAACCGGGGCGGGGAAAACACTTTTATACTCTTTACCCGCATTATTTTTTGCAGATCAACCCGTCCTTGTTATCAGTCCATTAATTTCTTTGATGCGCGATCAAGAAAGAAGAATGGAATTAGCGCAAATTTGTTCAGCAATTTTTACTTCTGAACAATCAGAGGAAGAAAGAAAAATTGCTTGGAAGAAAGTAAAAGCTGGTGACGCTAAAATTATTTTCGCATCGCCAGAAAGATTTGTTTTGCCATCTTTTTTAAACTCAATAGTGAAATTAAATTTAAGTATGGTTGTTGTAGACGAGGCGCATTGTGTTGTCTCTTGGGGTCATCAATTTAGACCAGAATATGCTGAAATTGGAAAGATCTTAACAAAAATAAATCCACCAAGAATTCTCGCTCTTACCGCAACTGCTAGCAGAAATAGTAGGCAAGACATTATTAAAAAAGTTTTTCCAAATAGCTCTGAAGTATTTGAATATACTTCAAATCCTATTGGACAAAACATTATTGTAGAAAGTAAACGGGTTTTTTCAACTGAAGAACAGTGGGAGAGCTTGGAATGCATTATTGAAGAAAGTTCTTCTAAGAAAACCTTGGTTTATTTTCAAAGTAGAAAGCTTTGTGAAGAAGCTACTAGAAAATTTAAAAAGTTAAAACTAAATGCGATAACTTATCACGCAGGCCTTGGAAAACAAGAAAGAAAATTTGCTGAACAATATATTCAAGAAACAGATAAAAAAGTAGTTATTTGTGCCACAACAGCATTTGGCATGGGTGTAGATATCGCTGGTATTCAACTTGTTGTTGTTTTTGGATTTCCAAGTAACATAGAAGAATTTTTTCAAATGTTAGGAAGAGCAGGTAGAAGCGGAGAAACATCACATGGAGTTTTGCTTTGGACAGGAGCCGATCCCATTCGCAGATCATATCAATTTAAGGCTTCTTTTCCTGAACCATCCATATTTTTAGAACATTGTTCTCAATTTCTCAAATACATGCCATCTCAATTTGGTGAAAGTCTATTTGTCAGCAAATCTGATTTACTGGAAAAAGTAAAAACAAAAAAAGTAGAGAATAAAGAAAAAACCTTAGAAAGTATTTTTGCAGGTATGCGAATATGTCAAGTTTTGGAGGATACAAGAATAGGAGAAAATTATTTTTCTCTTAAACTAAACCAGTCAAAAACTTTTGCAGACATTTTAACCACCCTGCCGGAGGGTGTAACTAAAAGAAAAAAAGTTTTAGACGGTGTGGCAACTTTAGTAGAATCAAACTGGATGTTAATTAAAGGAGCACAAATTATTCTATCTTATAAAATGCTTCAAGATGCTTGCGAGTTTTCAGAGGAAACTTGCGATCAAGTTTTTTTATACTATCAAGAACAAAAAATGTTAACATTTGTTAAAATAAGTCAGGATGATGCAAGAAATGGAGTAATCTTAAAAAATGGCTATGTACATTTACAAAAAGAAATACCTAGATATATTTCAGCACGTAGCCATTTTCATGCAAGCTTGCGTGAACTTGAACACCTATCTACTGCAACTTCCTGCAGACTTGTGGATAGTTTTGAATTCTTTGCTTCACGGAAAATTCAAGGAGCTTCAAAAGGTCTTTGGCGTTGTATGCAATGTGATATATGTATCAGAAAGAGGACGGAATGA
- a CDS encoding Lon protease family protein — protein sequence MKKIKSTDTRTSLTQNLLAIREKEFPVNFKIQKTSLLFRRLTTDEVYRSCEEKLVETEKLKKMEPNYDIISQVRAVRAINLGLGIQKPGYNIYVAGVQGTGKTSVIRTFLKKTAEKCSTPGDWIYVYNFKNPESPHAMELKTGIAKRFKKQMDELMEQLTVELVDAFQSEEYETNVNSTVNASNEKKAKLFSELEKAAKAKNFGVKSTRMGIVTVPIVEGKPLSEKDYSDLNEEQKEKIESERNLLEPEVLDFARKVRAIENETKNKLEELQSELGDYVVSQALIPFLKEYEHEKNVLEYLDEVKNHLLENLNDFLPDDEDGEGEGEETVAPSSYHLKKGDPHLPYRINVFVDNTEIKGAPIIIENNPTFYNLFGKIEKNIEYGVYTTDFKMIKAGSLARANGGYLVLNALDVLRAPHVWDTLKRVMKNQKLFIEDLGEQYSILATSGLRPEPIPLNVKIILIGSDWIYRMLYQHDEDFNKIFKIKADFDAQMDRSQKTIHDYVEFISTRTKVENLLPFDESGIAAIIEFGSRIVDDQDKLTTRFSLIKDITIEADFIAKEQKSKKVTRKDVEKAIEERYSRSSAIEDHIIEMLERKDIIISTNSRRVGEINGLAVYSLGDLSFGVPTRITCRTYKGKPGILNIEREASLSGKLHNKGVSILTSWINATFAKKQPAHIAATICFEQNYNGVDGDSATLAELCLVLSSIANIPIDQGIGVTGSVNQFGEIQPIGGVNEKIEGFFKTCKLQGLTGRQGCIIPVQNIKHLMLNRDVREAIEKEQFHIWPVAKVEEAFELLTGFCAGKWEEKKSQFEDGTAFHTIYKILHEKVKKTPSKKTSTKKSTAKKKVTRKKTS from the coding sequence ATGAAAAAAATTAAATCTACGGATACAAGAACTTCTCTTACACAAAATTTATTGGCAATAAGAGAAAAAGAATTCCCTGTAAATTTCAAGATCCAAAAAACATCATTGCTATTTCGTCGTCTCACAACTGATGAAGTCTATCGTTCATGTGAAGAAAAGCTTGTTGAAACTGAAAAACTGAAGAAAATGGAACCTAATTATGACATTATTTCGCAAGTTAGGGCAGTAAGAGCTATCAATTTAGGTTTAGGAATTCAAAAACCTGGATACAATATTTATGTAGCAGGAGTTCAAGGCACTGGTAAAACAAGTGTTATTAGAACCTTTTTGAAAAAAACAGCTGAAAAATGTTCCACACCAGGTGACTGGATTTATGTTTATAATTTTAAAAATCCTGAATCACCTCACGCCATGGAGCTTAAAACAGGCATAGCTAAACGCTTTAAAAAGCAAATGGATGAGTTGATGGAACAATTAACCGTCGAACTTGTCGATGCTTTTCAATCAGAGGAATATGAAACTAATGTCAATTCTACTGTCAATGCAAGCAACGAGAAAAAAGCAAAATTATTTAGTGAATTAGAGAAGGCTGCAAAAGCAAAAAACTTTGGAGTAAAGTCCACACGAATGGGAATTGTTACTGTTCCAATAGTTGAAGGAAAACCGCTTAGTGAAAAAGATTATTCTGATTTAAATGAAGAGCAAAAAGAAAAAATTGAATCAGAAAGAAATTTATTAGAACCTGAAGTTTTAGATTTTGCTCGTAAAGTAAGAGCAATAGAAAATGAAACAAAAAATAAATTAGAAGAATTACAATCTGAACTTGGAGATTATGTTGTTAGCCAAGCATTAATTCCATTTCTAAAAGAATATGAACACGAGAAAAATGTATTAGAATATCTAGACGAAGTTAAAAATCATTTATTAGAAAATCTAAATGATTTTTTACCTGACGATGAAGATGGTGAGGGAGAAGGAGAAGAAACAGTCGCGCCTTCTTCTTATCATCTTAAAAAAGGTGATCCACATTTGCCATATCGTATTAATGTTTTTGTGGATAACACTGAAATCAAAGGCGCGCCTATTATCATTGAAAATAATCCGACTTTTTATAATTTATTTGGGAAAATTGAAAAAAACATTGAATATGGTGTCTATACTACTGACTTTAAAATGATCAAAGCAGGCTCCCTTGCTAGAGCAAATGGTGGTTATCTAGTATTAAATGCGCTTGATGTATTACGAGCCCCTCATGTTTGGGATACTTTAAAAAGAGTAATGAAAAATCAAAAATTATTTATTGAAGACTTAGGGGAGCAATATAGTATTCTTGCTACAAGTGGATTAAGACCAGAACCTATTCCACTAAATGTTAAAATAATTTTAATTGGATCTGACTGGATTTATAGAATGCTTTATCAACATGATGAAGATTTCAATAAAATTTTTAAAATTAAAGCTGATTTTGATGCACAAATGGATCGCTCACAAAAAACAATTCATGACTACGTAGAGTTTATTTCGACACGTACAAAAGTTGAGAATTTGTTACCTTTTGATGAGAGCGGTATTGCAGCTATTATTGAGTTTGGAAGCAGAATAGTTGATGATCAAGATAAATTAACAACACGATTTAGTTTAATAAAAGATATTACAATTGAAGCTGACTTTATTGCTAAAGAACAAAAAAGTAAAAAAGTAACAAGAAAAGATGTTGAAAAAGCAATTGAAGAACGTTATTCACGATCTTCGGCAATAGAAGATCATATTATAGAAATGTTAGAACGCAAAGATATTATTATTTCTACAAACTCTAGACGAGTTGGAGAAATTAATGGACTAGCTGTTTATTCATTAGGTGATTTATCTTTTGGTGTACCCACAAGAATTACTTGTCGAACATACAAAGGCAAACCAGGAATACTCAACATTGAACGCGAAGCGTCTCTTTCAGGAAAATTACATAATAAAGGTGTTAGCATTTTAACAAGTTGGATCAATGCTACTTTTGCTAAAAAACAACCAGCACATATTGCTGCTACAATCTGCTTTGAGCAAAATTACAATGGCGTTGATGGAGACTCCGCTACTTTAGCTGAATTGTGTTTAGTTCTTTCCTCCATTGCTAATATTCCTATAGATCAAGGTATTGGAGTAACAGGATCGGTAAATCAATTTGGAGAAATTCAACCTATAGGTGGTGTGAATGAAAAAATTGAAGGATTTTTCAAAACATGTAAATTGCAAGGCTTAACAGGAAGACAAGGCTGCATTATTCCAGTCCAAAATATCAAACATCTTATGCTAAATCGTGATGTACGTGAAGCTATCGAGAAAGAACAGTTCCATATCTGGCCTGTCGCAAAAGTTGAAGAAGCTTTTGAACTTCTTACTGGTTTCTGTGCTGGAAAATGGGAAGAAAAGAAATCACAATTTGAAGACGGAACTGCTTTTCATACAATTTATAAAATTTTACATGAAAAAGTAAAAAAAACACCAAGTAAAAAAACAAGTACGAAAAAATCTACTGCTAAAAAGAAAGTAACACGTAAGAAAACATCATGA
- a CDS encoding methyl-accepting chemotaxis protein: MSSKKEKLQSIVEVASTIVKFYTDEEKKGVISKQDAQKRAKADINAIRYSGNEYIFITNSKAYQVLNPVKPELSGKDMSEFKDPTGLKLYVEIAKVAVASGKGYIEYMFPKAGSTIPTKKISYVNYFPEWDWIVGTGLYIDDAYAALYYFIEILLIDCFICVVCLVIIGILFASSVQKPLNEVCQSLLKSSIELQEKSIVLQESSSRVKNYSKEQESSIQMTAAAISQITSMIGKTTELTTQSAKLANDISQKAGEGEISMKNMITSMQAIYEASSKLKEIESIINQIESKAQVITEIVAKTELLSLNASIEAARAGEHGKGFSVVAEEVGNLAHTSGKSSDEIRTLLQQSREHVQKILQETLSRISDGQNRTAKVSESFINIVEGIKSINQQMGQISDATKEQEIGVKQIANAMGKLDQLALKNTTESEKSLEVTNVIQNESNNLKVVVEKTESVVFGFRKKHTA, encoded by the coding sequence TTGAGTAGTAAAAAAGAAAAATTGCAAAGCATTGTAGAAGTAGCTTCAACTATTGTTAAATTTTATACAGATGAAGAAAAAAAAGGCGTGATAAGTAAACAAGATGCGCAAAAAAGAGCAAAAGCTGATATCAATGCGATAAGATATTCTGGAAATGAATATATTTTTATTACAAATTCTAAAGCTTATCAAGTATTAAATCCAGTAAAACCTGAGCTTAGCGGAAAAGACATGTCTGAATTTAAAGACCCTACTGGATTAAAACTTTATGTAGAAATCGCAAAGGTAGCTGTAGCGTCTGGTAAGGGATATATTGAGTATATGTTTCCTAAAGCTGGATCTACTATTCCAACAAAAAAAATATCCTACGTAAATTATTTTCCTGAATGGGATTGGATAGTAGGAACAGGCTTATATATTGATGACGCATATGCAGCTTTATATTACTTTATTGAAATTTTATTAATTGATTGTTTTATTTGTGTTGTTTGTTTAGTTATTATAGGAATTCTTTTTGCTTCTTCAGTTCAAAAGCCATTAAATGAAGTTTGTCAATCACTATTAAAGTCATCTATTGAATTACAAGAAAAAAGTATAGTTCTTCAAGAATCAAGTAGTAGGGTAAAAAATTATTCAAAGGAACAAGAATCATCTATACAAATGACTGCCGCTGCAATTTCTCAAATTACAAGTATGATAGGGAAAACAACAGAGCTTACAACTCAATCAGCTAAACTTGCAAATGATATTTCCCAGAAAGCAGGAGAAGGAGAAATATCTATGAAAAATATGATTACATCAATGCAAGCAATATATGAAGCAAGTTCAAAGTTAAAAGAAATAGAGAGCATTATAAATCAAATAGAAAGTAAAGCTCAAGTAATTACAGAAATTGTTGCTAAAACAGAGCTATTATCTTTGAATGCTTCCATTGAAGCAGCGCGAGCAGGTGAGCACGGAAAAGGGTTTTCAGTTGTTGCCGAAGAAGTTGGGAACTTAGCGCATACTAGTGGAAAGTCATCAGATGAAATAAGAACACTTTTGCAACAAAGCCGTGAACATGTGCAGAAAATATTGCAAGAAACTTTATCAAGAATTTCTGATGGTCAAAATCGAACCGCAAAAGTATCGGAGTCATTTATAAATATTGTTGAAGGAATTAAAAGTATAAATCAACAAATGGGACAAATATCAGATGCTACCAAAGAACAAGAAATTGGAGTAAAACAGATAGCTAACGCTATGGGAAAACTGGATCAATTAGCTTTAAAAAATACCACTGAATCTGAAAAATCTTTAGAAGTAACAAATGTTATCCAGAATGAAAGTAATAATCTTAAAGTGGTTGTAGAAAAGACTGAAAGTGTAGTTTTTGGATTTAGAAAAAAACATACCGCTTAA
- a CDS encoding FtsB family cell division protein, producing MNTNNTYPSVFSKRFQTLARWVVVVVLWLIIASIAIGKAGISNFMELLNEKDILVQTIMELQIQNQNLEEKIASLKTSPEKQARYLKENFGYIEQDEYIFQFSNKNPFELGTKEKKADKNSIISADVP from the coding sequence ATGAATACAAATAATACTTATCCTTCAGTTTTTTCAAAAAGGTTCCAAACACTAGCGCGTTGGGTTGTTGTTGTTGTTCTTTGGCTAATTATTGCCTCTATTGCTATTGGGAAAGCTGGTATTTCAAATTTTATGGAACTTTTAAATGAAAAGGATATTTTAGTCCAAACAATCATGGAACTTCAAATTCAAAACCAAAATTTAGAAGAAAAAATTGCAAGTCTCAAAACCTCTCCTGAAAAACAAGCACGTTACCTTAAAGAAAACTTTGGCTATATTGAACAGGATGAGTATATTTTCCAATTTAGTAATAAAAATCCTTTTGAGTTAGGTACAAAAGAGAAAAAAGCAGATAAAAACTCTATTATTTCTGCTGATGTTCCTTAA
- a CDS encoding DUF3299 domain-containing protein produces the protein MKLIYKIVIISVAGISIGFALVTFFTKETTKTIHAEINLNKVTNIDWKDLQSLDLKSGDIPLDLKKINGTTIKIPGFIIPLEDNQDFVHEFLFVPTPMACIHVPPPPPNQIIHVKMASGKKAKMSFGPVWLIGKFIISESANKFTKTYFEMIGSSTETYMQQ, from the coding sequence ATGAAGCTGATTTATAAAATAGTCATAATTTCAGTCGCAGGGATTTCTATTGGATTTGCATTAGTCACTTTTTTTACAAAAGAGACAACAAAAACTATTCATGCAGAAATAAATTTAAATAAAGTAACAAATATAGATTGGAAAGATCTCCAATCGCTTGATCTTAAATCCGGTGATATTCCTTTGGATTTAAAAAAAATAAATGGGACTACGATTAAAATTCCTGGTTTTATTATTCCCTTAGAAGATAATCAAGATTTTGTTCATGAATTCCTGTTTGTTCCTACTCCAATGGCATGTATTCATGTGCCTCCTCCGCCGCCTAATCAAATTATCCATGTTAAAATGGCAAGTGGTAAAAAAGCTAAAATGTCCTTTGGTCCTGTTTGGCTTATTGGTAAATTTATTATTTCTGAAAGCGCCAACAAATTTACAAAAACATATTTCGAAATGATTGGATCATCTACAGAAACCTACATGCAGCAATAA
- a CDS encoding amino acid--tRNA ligase-related protein yields the protein MNLKSKRYLTLQNLYELKRVSSIQERMSSGRVFYKDHLLGLTDQTGILWPIEKHDYLQSKILNSGDWISFKCAINKIEVPTISNEEHYVFQINEIVDMVENKNDWINTKIESPLPNNEELQKLNLPNQQITSYFWSNKTNKRFQLLNKRNRALERTSSFFKNKGFFNIETPTLVPSGGVEVYLNSFNTSYIDHRNKQWALQLPTSPEFALKKVMTEGVEKIFQLSRAYRNNGEVAKFHEPEFIMLEWYRANATLIEIMDDTQNLVRVIAELLGSTKDLPKQWPVFRVDDLFKKHLNLNLEQLQNRDQFYEKAKHLSHSITPQDDWDTIFYKLFMEKIEPFLSEQKACFVTNYPIQMSALAKQELIKTSNGEIQKKPFAERMEAYLFGIEICNGYFELNDSTIFQERFATTQKLRPDVLMDYGFQNAMLFGLPNCAGNALGIDRVIALLLDLDNISAMYPIPFLSQFPADTVAWE from the coding sequence ATGAATTTAAAAAGTAAAAGATATCTGACATTACAGAATTTATATGAGCTCAAAAGAGTTTCTTCTATCCAAGAAAGAATGTCTTCTGGTAGAGTTTTTTATAAAGATCATTTACTTGGTTTAACAGATCAAACTGGAATTCTTTGGCCAATTGAAAAACATGATTATCTACAATCAAAAATATTAAATTCAGGTGATTGGATTTCTTTTAAATGTGCAATAAATAAAATTGAAGTTCCTACAATTTCAAATGAAGAACATTATGTGTTTCAAATAAATGAAATTGTTGATATGGTTGAAAATAAAAATGACTGGATAAATACAAAAATAGAATCTCCCCTTCCAAATAATGAGGAATTGCAAAAATTAAATTTACCCAATCAACAGATTACTTCTTATTTTTGGTCTAATAAAACAAACAAAAGATTTCAATTATTAAACAAAAGGAACAGAGCTCTAGAAAGAACATCCTCTTTTTTTAAAAATAAAGGTTTTTTTAATATAGAGACACCAACTCTGGTACCTAGCGGTGGAGTAGAAGTTTATTTAAATTCTTTTAATACCTCTTATATTGATCATCGAAACAAACAGTGGGCATTGCAGTTACCAACAAGTCCAGAATTTGCACTGAAAAAAGTCATGACGGAAGGTGTAGAGAAAATTTTTCAACTATCTAGAGCATATCGAAATAATGGAGAAGTGGCTAAATTTCATGAACCAGAATTTATTATGCTAGAATGGTATAGAGCAAATGCTACTTTAATTGAAATTATGGACGACACACAAAATTTAGTAAGAGTAATAGCTGAATTATTGGGATCTACAAAAGATTTACCAAAACAATGGCCCGTTTTTAGAGTAGATGATTTATTCAAAAAACATTTAAATTTAAATTTAGAACAACTACAAAATAGAGATCAATTTTATGAAAAAGCTAAACATCTTAGTCATTCAATAACTCCACAGGACGATTGGGATACAATATTTTATAAACTTTTTATGGAAAAAATTGAACCATTTTTATCAGAACAGAAAGCTTGTTTCGTTACTAATTATCCTATCCAAATGAGTGCTTTAGCAAAGCAAGAACTGATAAAAACTTCTAACGGAGAAATTCAGAAAAAACCTTTTGCTGAAAGAATGGAAGCATACTTGTTTGGAATTGAAATTTGTAATGGATATTTTGAATTGAATGATTCAACTATTTTTCAAGAACGTTTTGCTACAACACAAAAATTGCGCCCAGATGTGTTGATGGATTATGGTTTTCAAAATGCTATGTTATTCGGCTTACCAAATTGTGCTGGTAATGCCCTGGGAATAGATAGAGTTATTGCTTTATTACTGGATTTAGACAATATTTCCGCTATGTATCCTATCCCATTTTTGAGTCAGTTTCCAGCTGATACCGTTGCTTGGGAATAG